The proteins below are encoded in one region of Belonocnema kinseyi isolate 2016_QV_RU_SX_M_011 chromosome 3, B_treatae_v1, whole genome shotgun sequence:
- the LOC117168702 gene encoding ras-responsive element-binding protein 1: protein MDVKVIGREPASTTVNPKIGHFQTHSSEAQTEIASSLLIDQSEESHPCPACPSILPTVRDLTNHLRNHNSPRSIDCSIDEEFSCRVCYKVLSSASSLDRHVLVHSGERPFKCKQCDMAFTTNGNMTRHSKTAHNHLSPNSCSDSEASNDSESPSKKFEEYNNNEIAKRNSPDLIDKLESPTFIKKRKSLDYTEDLSLQKKFKTNSDNQNYNCHSDFEKCEPDNLSFKNHRVLNLHRSENNFNENSLRNVTRTLRHSVEGFRDLTFVDFTSTKYPVIARAKCEEFLHRPTSGDMAKFQCSKCLRAFPCKSALESHELDCGLPNIQWKGSDVQSRRDDFFAGLNLQNKAAMTEAKEGKDLADIQSIISLTSSPILHNFSRSDASTPDNCSNKVNQNVGSSGSSGTLSSEYHEEETQDAFAAEFRKMKLKGEFPCKLCKEIFPNLRALKGHNRTHLGVGPGMPYPCNICPYTSTDKTTLTRHLKTHNGDRPFECAECGYAFTTKANCERHVRNRHGIHDKNDVQKMIIYHPTEDSTNESLDRTSSRTVKDEVRKALVYPKEEPLPQNHYSVMMQPDIRIKEESKVIKEMSPISQLNQINQLSQLNQLSHISQINQINQMNQINLQMNHYEKSEVFPRPKSVQPLELTYRTSPQHLIMKSENSRIDEDLESRSSEDSVSLVSEAKPDIHQRIQASPMNLKKVTNDSSNVTSSDDGPLDLSMDVLDLSKKSKQKPEINENSDEQNENQKDFYNATNPLLLTRALLKSRQVSPPTSLEALYANAHANMIYNNLALGSAGAGLIAPYFFNPLFDQGYAMKERLQKELARGLQTSGGTLVEQPLENTGFNASYPPGRNSQQLDEQMNYSNLMQPKVPSKVISTRERISESPSPNSVKMVIKNGVLMRKQKQRRYRTERPFTCEYCSAKFTLKTNMERHIKQQHNALWHRRPRGGHSTRGRPPARPQSRPPGLLQDVGQASQAFLNRSSSYEVPLQKESQSDYGKHSISDQVKYAILAQQLKGNRVEENETDEELIIDEEPGAETRDHTKTMSLLRGKLESNSDAREQNEDDMHALENPLDLKSEAPEQKEAPSDDENPEKRGASESETNSNDATELETPANEVTLKNEDEAVDLASVPKLIHNASQNYHQFKSQYLSDEDGAAHSNSDHSGNHSGSDEKSENSAISTSSKRKKKKKKKKASAYSMAPNRVECKYCKRAFPWISSLRRHILTHTGVKPYRCEHCMLDFTTKSNCDRHLNRKHKSLLQRANARSTRNSSSPDGQDIRVANNNNFSTRNVPERPYKCNQCPSSTFATLGNLKKHRSTKHSRETNSRSETSSSDLQHSDNCQKHNDQSGDDGGSSSSENMENSSAGIEVSKSCQNSSSTMNENLRSCRTSPRSSPGPTDTPFKCHIPNCDNGFADRQDCLDHIKMNHERDYEILVSKGALQMGIHAVEEQPPPTQHSSDGPRSLDYKDRKVVCAFCMRRFWSAEDLRRHVRTHTGEKPFWCDICDRRFTLKHSMLRHRKKHEAADSTVYPGSGDEEISPTHPSTITPRSQQQSPALIAVTSGSSMSHERMSLPTVATVATGDAAPSGLMRFNPYEKLTTLTGKLSQQSNPDAAETGNDLISNLLGIKDPGIVDKMLLATPDDAAKLLGVKGNE, encoded by the exons TGAATCCAAAGATCGGTCACTTTCAAACACACAGCAGTGAGGCTCAAACTGAGATTGCATCATCGCTATTG atcgATCAATCAGAAGAATCGCATCCCTGTCCAGCTTGCCCCTCAATCCTCCCAACAGTTCGGGACTTGACAAACCATCTGCGAAACCATAATTCACCACGAAGTATCGACTGCAGCATCGACGAAGAATTCAGCTGCAGAGTATGTTACAAAGTACTAAGTTCGGCCAGTTCCCTAGACCGTCACGTTCTCGTGCATTCCGGTGAGCGGCCCTTCAAATGTAAACAGTGCGACATGGCTTTCACCACCAACGGAAACATGACGAGACACTCGAAAACAGCTCACAATCATCTCTCGCCAAACAGCTGCTCGGATTCTGAGGCCAGCAATGATTCAGAATCGCCCTCCAAAAAATTCGAGGAGTACAATAATAACGAAATTGCCAAACGCAACTCGCCTGACCTCATCGACAAATTAGAGTCTCCCACTTTCATCAAGAAGAGAAAATCCCTCGACTACACAGAGGATCTTAgcttgcaaaaaaaattcaaaacaaactcAGACAACCAGAACTACAACTGTCATTCTGATTTCGAGAAATGCGAACCCGACAATTTGTCATTCAAAAACCACAGGGTTCTGAATCTTCATCGATCAGAGaacaattttaacgaaaattcacTCAGGAATGTGACGAGGACCTTGAGACATTCGGTTGAAGGGTTTAGAGACCTAACATTCGTCGACTTCACATCGACAAAGTACCCTGTCATTGCGAGGGCGAAATGTGAAGAGTTTCTCCATCGACCAACATCCGGGGACATGGCGAAGTTCCAGTGTTCGAAGTGCCTCCGGGCTTTCCCTTGTAAGTCAGCATTGGAGTCTCATGAACTGGACTGTGGACTTCCGAATATTCAATGGAAGGGTAGTGACGTTCAATCCAGAAGGGATGATTTTTTTGCAGGACTCAATCTACAAAACAAGGCAGCCATGACTGAAGCTAAAGAGGGAAAAGACCTCGCTGATATACAGAGCATAATTAGCCTCACCTCGAGTCCGATCCTTCACAACTTTTCCAGATCCGATGCAAGCACTCCCGACAATTGCAGTAACAAAGTCAACCAAAATGTTGGATCTTCTGGATCATCAGGAACCCTTTCTTCAGAATACCATGAAGAAGAAACACAAGATGCTTTTGCAGccgaattcagaaaaatgaagcTCAAGGGCGAGTTTCCTTGTAAACTTTGCAAGGAAATCTTTCCCAACTTGAGAGCCTTGAAAGGCCACAATAGAACCCATTTGGGTGTTGGACCTGGGATGCCTTATCCATGTAACATCTGTCCTTATACGAGTACTGACAAGACAACCCTTACGAGGCATCTGAAGACACACAATGGTGATAGACCCTTCGAGTGTGCTGAGTGCGGCTACGCCTTTACGACAAAGGCCAACTGCGAGAGGCACGTGAGGAATCGACATGGAATTCATGACAAAAATGATGTTCAGAAGATGATCATTTATCACCCAACTGAGGACTCTACGAACGAAAGTTTGGACAGGACATCATCGAGAACTGTAAAAGATGAAGTAAGAAAGGCTCTCGTTTACCCCAAAGAAGAACCGCTTCCACAGAACCATTACTCTGTTATGATGCAACCAGACATTAGAATAAAGGAGGAAAGCAAGGTCATTAAAGAGATGAGTCCCATAAGTCAGCTTAACCAAATTAATCAGCTGAGCCAACTTAACCAGCTGAGCCACATAAgccaaattaatcaaataaaccAAATGAACCAGATCAACCTTCAGATGAACCACTACGAGAAATCCGAGGTTTTTCCCAGGCCAAAATCAGTTCAGCCTCTCGAGTTGACCTACAGAACTTCCCCCCAACATCTAATCATGAAGTCTGAAAATTCTAGGATAGATGAGGATCTCGAGTCAAGGTCATCGGAGGACAGCGTCTCTCTAGTCAGTGAAGCCAAACCGGACATACACCAAAGAATACAAGCTAGCCCGATGAACTTGAAGAAGGTCACGAATGATTCCTCCAACGTGACTTCGAGCGACGATGGGCCCCTGGATCTCTCGATGGATGTTCTTGACCTGAGcaaaaaatccaaacaaaaacCAGAAATAAACGAAAATTCTGATGAACAGAATGAAAACCAAAAGGACTTTTACAACGCTACGAATCCTCTCTTGCTGACGCGAGCTTTATTGAAATCTCGTCAAGTTTCCCCTCCAACTTCTTTGGAAGCTTTGTATGCCAACGCACATGCGAACATGATCTACAATAATTTGGCATTAGGATCAGCCGGTGCAGGACTGATAGCACCTTATTTCTTCAATCCACTGTTTGATCAAGGTTACGCGATGAAAGAAAGATTACAAAAGGAACTGGCTAGAGGGCTGCAAACTAGTGGTGGAACTTTGGTCGAACAGCCACTTGAAAATACAGGATTTAATGCCAGCTATCCTCCAGGAAGAAATTCCCAACAACTGGATGAACAGATGAACTACTCAAACTTGATGCAGCCAAAAGTCCCAAGCAAGGTGATATCAACCAGAGAGAGAATCAGCGAATCCCCGTCGCCGAATTCTGTCAAAATGGTAATTAAGAATGGTGTCCTCATGAGGAAGCAAAAGCAGAGGAGGTACAGAACTGAGAGACCTTTCACCTGTGAATATTGCTCAGCAAAGTTCACACTCAAGACTAATATGGAGAGGCATATAAAACAACAGCATAATGCCTTGTGGCATCGGAGACCTAGAGGTGGTCATTCGACAAGAGGTCGACCTCCAGCCAGACCTCAGTCGAGACCTCCAGGGCTGCTTCAAGATGTAGGCCAGGCTTCTCAGGCCTTCCTAAATAGAAGCTCTTCCTATGAAGTTCCATTGCAGAAAGAGAGTCAGTCTGATTATGGAAAACATTCTATTTCTGATCAGGTGAAGTATGCAATCCTCGCTCAGCAACTAAAGGGAAACAGGGTAGAAGAAAATGAAACTGACGAGGAATTGATCATCGATGAAGAACCTGGTGCAGAGACTCGAGATCATACAAAGACGATGAGCTTGTTAAGGGGGAAGCTCGAAAGTAATTCAGATGCTAGAGAACAAAATGAAGATGACATGCAtgctcttgaaaatcctttggaTCTCAAAAGCGAAGCACCAGAACAAAAAGAGGCTCCTTCTGATGACGAAAACCCCGAAAAAAGAGGAGCTTCCGAAAGTGAGACGAATTCTAATGACGCGACTGAGTTGGAAACTCCAGCAAATGAagtaaccttaaaaaatgaagaCGAGGCTGTGGACCTAGCCAGTGTTCCCAAACTAATTCACAACGCATCTCAAAATTACCACCAATTCAAATCTCAGTATTTAAGTGACGAAGATGGCGCTGCTCACTCCAACAGTGATCACTCTGGAAACCATTCGGGGAGTGATGAGAAATCGGAGAACTCTGCTATTTCGACATCCTCCAagagaaaaaagaagaagaagaaaaagaaggctTCTGCCTACTCCATGGCACCTAACAGGGTAGAGTGTAAATACTGTAAACGAGCATTCCCCTGGATTTCTTCATTAAGGAGGCACATTCTCACTCACACTGGAGTCAAGCCATACAGATGTGAGCATTGCATGTTAGATTTTACGACAAAATCTAACTGCGATCGTCACCTGAACCGAAAACACAAGAGCCTTCTTCAGCGAGCAAATGCTAGAAGCACCAGAAATTCTTCGTCTCCTGATGGACAAGACATCAGGGTGgcgaataacaataatttttcgaCGAGGAACGTTCCAGAGAGACCCTACAAGTGCAATCAATGTCCAAGTTCCACTTTCGCGACCTTGGGGAATCTGAAGAAGCACAGGTCGACAAAACACTCCAGGGAGACGAATTCTAGGTCTGAAACTTCATCCAGTGATCTTCAACATTCTGACAACTGTCAGAAACATAACGATCAGAGTGGAGATGACGGTGGATCTTCGAGTTCAGAGAAcatggaaaattcatctgctgGAATCGAGGTTTCGAAATCTTGTCAAAACAGTTCCTCTACGATGAATGAGAATCTAAGGTCCTGTAGAACTTCACCAAGGTCTTCACCTGGACCAACAGACACACCCTTCAAGTGTCATATTCCAAATTGCGATAATGGGTTCGCTGATCGCCAGGACTGCTTGGATCATATCAAGATGAATCACGAGCGAGACTATGAAATCCTAGTTTCGAAGGGTGCTTTGCAGATGGGGATTCATGCTGTTGAGGAACAACCGCCACCGACTCAGCACTCTAGCGATGGACCCAGGTCCCTTGACTACAAAGATAGAAAG GTGGTCTGTGCATtctgcatgcgtcgattttggtCAGCCGAAGATCTCCGACGTCACGTAAGAACCCACACAGGAGAAAAGCCCTTCTGGTGTGATATCTGCGACCGGAGATTCACCCTAAAACATAGTATGCTTCGTCACCGGAAGAAGCACGAAGCAGCGGACTCGACAGTCTACCCTGGAAGCGGCGACGAGGAAATTTCTCCAACCCACCCTTCTACAATCACTCCTAGAAGTCAGCAGCAATCACCAGCTCTAATTGCAGTGACCTCAGGAAGTTCAATGAGCCATGAAAGGATGTCCTTGCCAACAGTAGCGACTGTAGCTACCGGAGATGCTGCACCTAGTGGACTAATGAGGTTCAACCCCTACGAGAAACTGACAACTTTAACTGGGAAACTATCCCAACAAAGCAACCCTGACGCCGCTGAAACTGGCAATgacttaatttcaaatttactggGCATCAAAGATCCAGGCATTGTTGACAAAATGCTTCTTGCAACTCCTGATGACGCCGCAAAACTTTTGGGCGTCAAAGGCAACGAGTGA